The sequence GAAGCGATTGACAAGAGCGCTGCTGCAGTCATTGAGCCCAAGCCGATCACGGGCAAAAAGCTGCCCAAAGATTATCCCTATCGGGAACGGATGAAGCGCGGTGAATACGAGGCGCTGAAGTGCGACCTGCAGATCGAGCTGTTGAAGCTACAGAACTGGGTGAAGGAAACGGGGGAGCGCATCGTGCTGCTGTTCGAGGGCCGCGATGCGGCTGGCAAGGGCGGAACGATCAAGCGTTTCATGGAGCATCTAAACCCCCGCGGCGCCCGCGTCGTCGCGTTGGAAAAACCCACCGAACGTGAGCGTGGCCAGTGGTATTTCCAACGTTACATCGAACATCTGCCTACCGCAGGGGAGATGGTGTTTTTCGACAGATCGTGGTACAACCGCGCCGGTGTGGAGAGGGTCATGGGATTCTGCTCCGATGCCGAATATCTGGAATTCATGCGTCAGGCGCCGGAACTGGAGCGCATGCTGGTAAACAGCGGCATCCGCCTGTTCAAGTTCTGGTTCTCGGTCAGCCGCGAGGAGCAGTTTCGCCGTTTCCAGGCCCGCCGGACCGATCCATTGAAGCAATGGAAGCTCAGCCCCATCGACCTGGCATCTTTGGACAAATGGGACGAATACACCAGGGCAAAGGAGGCCATGTTTTTCTACACCGATACCGCAGATGCCCCGTGGACGGTGGTCAAATCCGACGATAAAAAACGGGCGCGGATCAATTGCATGCGTTATGTCCTGGACAAGCTGCCCTACCCGGACAAGAACTCCGATGTGGTGCAGCCGGCTGATCCCAAACTGGTCGGCCATCCCCAGGATATTTATGAAAAGGGCGAACGCCCCATCAGCCTGCGTCCCCATCCCTAAGATCAAGGATCATAAGCCATGAATGAATTCAGCCATGCCCATAAGGTCGTCGAGCAATTCAAGCGTCTGCTCTCCCAGCAGGAAACCCAATGTCTTGGCGAGGAGCATTTCGATGAGCTGGTGCTGCTGGTCGAAGCGGCAATCGACTCGGCAGTTCTGGAAGCCCTGGAAAAAACGGCCGACCGGATCGAGCAATTGGCCCGAGAAACCCGCCATCTGGCGGAAAAAGGCTATTGAAAAAGCCGGCGCGGTGCGCAAGTCACCGCGCCTTTTTCCAATGACTGCCTCAGCGACGATATCCGTAATCGTAATATCCGTTGTAACGCCTGGGTACCGGCTGCTGGCGCTGCTGGACACCGGCCAGGCCGCCACCAAGCAAGCTGCCCAGACCGGCCCCGATGACGGCGCCACGCCAGCGGTTGTGTTTGTCGAGCAGCGCCCCGGCGCCGGCCCCGACTGCCGCCCCGACTGCAGCGCCCTGGTACACCTGGGGGCTGGCCTGATAACCATAGCCATAACCGCCGGGATAGGTTGCGCAGCCACCCAAAACCAGCATGGATACCAACAAAATCAATGCATGTTTCATCTTCGCCTCCTGCTTTTTGGTCCGCGTTGAGCGTATAATGCCACTCCCAGCCTGAATCCCACCTGTCTGACCATAAGGAGAACTGGCGATGTGTTCATTGGCACTCATCGTTTTTTTGCTGCTGGGTTCGGGCGTTCCGGCCGTCCCCGCAACGGTTTGGGTGGAACGGCACGACAGGACGTCACCGAGATGGCCAAGACTCTCAAGGGAGAATTGCAACAAGCTTTGAAAACCGGCGATGCAGCGCAGGCCATCGGGGTTTGCAGCCACAAGGCACCGAAAATCGCCCGGGCGGCGGGGCAGCGCTATGGCCTGGTCATCGACCGCACCAGCCTCAAGCCCCGGCGGCGCCTTCCCGATGCCTGGAAAAACGGGTATTGCCGGAATTCGAGCGCCGTAAGGCCAACGGGAAACCAGTGACATTGCTGGAGCATTACGAAGTGACGACTTACCACGGCAAACCGGCCTTCCGCTGTCTGAAGGCGATCGAAACCCAACCGGCCTGTCTGAGGTGTCACGGCGAGGACATTCCGGCGCCCATTCTCCGCAAGCTGGACGAACTGTACCCCGGCGATCAAGCCAGGGGATTCCA comes from Methylomarinovum caldicuralii and encodes:
- the ppk2 gene encoding polyphosphate kinase 2, giving the protein MRQTQVFRHRLKHLFTLLLGHSLPLRHHRGGGAGGWLRPCSRFIHTGKPLSFVCVPRAWGNEPFKPDKSFFTWVKHSSLKNSHAIQLTIIKVPIMPQAELEAIDKSAAAVIEPKPITGKKLPKDYPYRERMKRGEYEALKCDLQIELLKLQNWVKETGERIVLLFEGRDAAGKGGTIKRFMEHLNPRGARVVALEKPTERERGQWYFQRYIEHLPTAGEMVFFDRSWYNRAGVERVMGFCSDAEYLEFMRQAPELERMLVNSGIRLFKFWFSVSREEQFRRFQARRTDPLKQWKLSPIDLASLDKWDEYTRAKEAMFFYTDTADAPWTVVKSDDKKRARINCMRYVLDKLPYPDKNSDVVQPADPKLVGHPQDIYEKGERPISLRPHP
- a CDS encoding YMGG-like glycine zipper-containing protein; its protein translation is MKHALILLVSMLVLGGCATYPGGYGYGYQASPQVYQGAAVGAAVGAGAGALLDKHNRWRGAVIGAGLGSLLGGGLAGVQQRQQPVPRRYNGYYDYGYRR
- a CDS encoding c-type heme family protein, with translation MTLLEHYEVTTYHGKPAFRCLKAIETQPACLRCHGEDIPAPILRKLDELYPGDQARGFQVGDIGGTFTVTTLLEE